From Spiroplasma eriocheiris, the proteins below share one genomic window:
- a CDS encoding cation:dicarboxylate symporter family transporter, which yields MTMGLTACAGVQSGIIVSFIMSAGLYDFTIAHFFIALLVTVIASLGIAGVPGTASVVTAGVLGGLGLGALYMPVYSIIGALDGLFDMGRTGVNVTGGVQATTIAARLTHALESDELLLFNGKTLFGKIRAKVHKKKEEKRKTKQNE from the coding sequence ATGACAATGGGATTAACAGCTTGTGCAGGAGTTCAGTCGGGGATCATTGTATCTTTTATTATGAGTGCTGGGTTATATGATTTTACTATTGCTCATTTCTTTATTGCTTTATTGGTCACAGTAATTGCATCATTAGGAATTGCTGGTGTTCCTGGCACGGCGAGTGTTGTTACCGCCGGAGTATTAGGCGGATTAGGATTAGGAGCATTATACATGCCAGTTTATAGTATTATTGGGGCTTTGGATGGTCTCTTTGATATGGGACGAACAGGAGTTAACGTTACTGGGGGAGTTCAAGCAACAACGATTGCCGCACGTTTAACTCATGCTTTAGAAAGTGATGAACTTTTATTGTTTAATGGGAAGACTTTATTTGGTAAAATAAGAGCGAAGGTCCACAAAAAGAAAGAAGAAAAAAGAAAAACTAAGCAAAATGAATAA
- a CDS encoding DeoR/GlpR family DNA-binding transcription regulator translates to MHKFERRQKILSKIKESNFITTKELFNYTDEIGITNITARRDLKELELEGYIKLSFGAVKFIDNSDGKKYETTREEKLLKNIAEKIAIAKEAVKELTEEDVIFVSPGTTLEYFVKEINKPIKLLATNALEVFRTATQNKNIRNLMMIGGNFRRRSRSFFGTQTQQQLKDMTFTKGIFSATNINDELMIYNNNDYEAETIIVALNNCKEKIALIDSSKFGSVGIAKLALLSDIDCIITDNKIPPEISKKITIHKIIANTDV, encoded by the coding sequence ATGCATAAATTTGAAAGACGGCAAAAGATTTTGTCAAAAATTAAAGAATCAAATTTTATTACAACGAAAGAATTATTTAATTATACTGATGAAATAGGCATTACCAATATTACTGCTCGTAGAGATCTCAAGGAACTGGAACTGGAAGGATATATTAAACTATCATTTGGGGCTGTTAAATTTATTGATAACTCCGATGGTAAAAAGTATGAGACAACACGGGAAGAAAAATTGTTAAAAAATATTGCTGAAAAAATTGCTATTGCCAAAGAAGCTGTCAAAGAACTAACTGAAGAAGATGTTATTTTTGTGTCGCCAGGAACAACCCTAGAATATTTTGTTAAGGAAATTAATAAGCCAATTAAGTTATTAGCAACCAACGCGTTAGAAGTTTTTCGGACTGCCACCCAAAATAAGAACATCCGGAATTTAATGATGATTGGGGGAAATTTTCGTCGCCGTAGTCGGAGTTTTTTTGGGACCCAAACTCAACAGCAGTTAAAAGACATGACATTTACCAAGGGAATTTTTAGTGCCACTAATATTAATGATGAATTAATGATTTATAATAATAATGATTATGAAGCTGAAACAATTATTGTGGCATTAAATAATTGTAAAGAAAAAATTGCGTTAATTGATAGTTCAAAATTTGGCTCAGTGGGGATTGCCAAATTAGCTTTATTATCTGATATTGATTGTATTATAACAGATAACAAAATTCCCCCGGAAATTAGTAAGAAAATAACAATTCATAAAATAATTGCCAATACCGATGTGTAG
- the rpsR gene encoding 30S ribosomal protein S18 produces the protein MNPKFKRFKKQCYFTKNKMTYIDYKDAELLKKFMSNNGQILPKRVTGTCAKHQRMLATAIKRGRQMALLPFVID, from the coding sequence ATGAACCCAAAATTTAAAAGATTTAAAAAACAATGTTATTTTACTAAAAACAAAATGACTTATATTGATTATAAAGATGCTGAATTACTAAAAAAATTCATGTCAAATAATGGTCAAATTTTGCCGAAAAGAGTTACCGGAACTTGTGCTAAACACCAACGCATGTTAGCAACAGCTATTAAAAGAGGCCGCCAAATGGCATTATTACCATTTGTAATTGACTAG
- a CDS encoding RpiB/LacA/LacB family sugar-phosphate isomerase, with protein sequence MKVAIACDHIVTDIKDKMVTFLRQAGYEVVDCGTYDFVRTHYPIFGHKAASLVATNQVDKAVIMCGTGVGISNAANKTKNIRAALVRDLISARQAVEEFNANVIAVGGRITGIGLIEEIYQTFLETKYQPTPAKDARIEKINALITHDNYADNIFDSEIQKWQAGYYHD encoded by the coding sequence ATGAAAGTAGCAATTGCTTGTGATCATATTGTCACTGATATTAAAGATAAAATGGTAACTTTTTTACGCCAAGCGGGCTATGAAGTAGTTGATTGTGGAACTTATGATTTTGTGCGCACGCATTATCCAATTTTTGGCCATAAAGCAGCTAGTTTAGTTGCGACTAACCAGGTTGACAAAGCAGTTATCATGTGTGGAACAGGAGTTGGAATTTCAAATGCTGCCAATAAAACAAAAAATATTCGTGCAGCCCTTGTCCGTGACTTAATCTCTGCCCGCCAAGCGGTAGAGGAATTTAATGCCAATGTAATTGCAGTTGGGGGAAGAATTACAGGGATTGGTTTGATTGAAGAAATTTACCAAACCTTTTTGGAAACTAAATACCAGCCAACGCCTGCTAAAGATGCGCGGATTGAAAAAATTAATGCGTTAATTACCCATGATAATTATGCCGATAATATTTTTGATAGTGAAATTCAAAAATGACAAGCCGGTTATTATCATGATTAA
- a CDS encoding PTS transporter subunit EIIC — translation MGGTGATFVIPILLILFAKSKQLKAVGFASYIPIWFQVNEPALFGCPLILNPIVMIPFMILPIINVVIYKFFIETLGMNGAIVDVPWSMPAAIVGLLLGTSFQWQAVVLWGILCLVDFICWLPFVLLMDRLTCTEEIKSAQEKGIPKPMHFNYFTLARLRLGAKLDLNKEKRLLFTNQLAEFTTEIKTERANNKAAKIEAKKALIAQNQQFKAEKLAAKKAGVKFNKNLVVEQSQPVSQPLTRDQYHVLIVCYGAGTSAMFAASANKGAASRGIKNIVIDSAAYGSHRNLMKEMDLVVLSPQVNVYIDEIERDASAWKVKIVETKGKQYIDCTNNPDQAIDLILANLPDYNLETN, via the coding sequence ATGGGGGGAACTGGGGCCACCTTTGTGATTCCAATTTTACTAATTTTATTTGCGAAATCAAAACAATTAAAAGCCGTTGGTTTTGCTTCTTATATTCCAATTTGATTCCAAGTTAATGAACCAGCATTGTTTGGTTGCCCACTAATCTTAAATCCAATTGTGATGATTCCGTTTATGATTTTACCAATTATTAATGTGGTAATTTATAAATTCTTTATTGAAACGCTGGGAATGAACGGAGCAATTGTTGATGTGCCCTGGTCGATGCCCGCAGCAATTGTCGGTTTATTACTGGGAACGTCCTTCCAGTGGCAAGCTGTGGTGTTGTGGGGAATCTTATGTTTAGTTGATTTTATTTGTTGGTTACCATTTGTCTTATTGATGGATCGCTTAACATGTACCGAAGAAATTAAATCAGCCCAAGAAAAAGGGATTCCGAAACCAATGCACTTTAATTACTTTACACTCGCGCGCTTGCGCTTGGGGGCCAAACTAGACTTAAATAAAGAAAAACGTTTATTATTTACTAACCAATTAGCAGAATTTACAACTGAAATTAAAACTGAACGGGCAAATAATAAAGCTGCTAAAATTGAAGCAAAAAAAGCTTTAATTGCCCAAAATCAACAATTTAAAGCCGAAAAATTAGCGGCTAAAAAAGCTGGTGTTAAATTTAATAAAAATCTGGTTGTTGAACAATCCCAACCTGTTAGTCAACCTCTAACTCGTGATCAATACCATGTTTTAATTGTTTGTTATGGGGCTGGCACTTCGGCAATGTTTGCTGCTAGTGCAAATAAAGGGGCTGCTAGCCGCGGAATTAAAAATATTGTAATTGATTCAGCCGCATATGGTAGTCACCGTAATTTAATGAAAGAAATGGACTTAGTGGTATTATCACCACAAGTTAATGTCTATATCGATGAAATTGAACGTGATGCTAGTGCTTGAAAAGTTAAAATTGTCGAAACCAAAGGCAAACAATATATTGATTGCACCAATAATCCTGACCAAGCAATTGACTTAATTTTAGCAAATTTACCAGATTATAATTTAGAAACAAATTAA
- a CDS encoding FAD-dependent oxidoreductase gives MKVIIIGGATAGMTTASKLKRNLKDKVEIVAYQNLSYPSLGRCGIPYYIGKNFDEANIMIARTVEKFTEEGITVHTNYEITNVDFPNKTVKGINLITKEPIEDHYDKLVIAVGGSLDKLNLPGNDAHNIYAPATLEAAVKIREELTDKIKTVVVVGGGPIGLEFCENFARNDKRVILIEEQDQVLKDLVDPEIAEAVQMELERKSVELKLNTKVKKLHVKNKMINQIELATGEMLDVDLVICALGFTPNTQFLADSEISMNPQGSIVVNDRLETNILDVYAVGDCVLAKNIIDGSLMQIPSSTISIKQGKVLANVLAGKDDYFQGAMGTMILQIFDLEIARTGFTEEYAKKWVICMTQLQLAQKIIQLMLKEQNQLLLK, from the coding sequence GTGAAAGTTATTATTATTGGTGGTGCTACTGCGGGAATGACTACCGCAAGTAAACTAAAAAGAAATTTAAAAGACAAGGTTGAAATTGTTGCTTATCAAAATTTGAGTTATCCTTCTCTGGGAAGATGTGGAATTCCATATTATATTGGTAAAAATTTTGATGAAGCCAATATTATGATTGCTAGAACAGTTGAAAAATTCACTGAAGAAGGTATTACTGTTCATACCAATTATGAAATTACCAATGTTGATTTTCCCAATAAAACAGTAAAGGGAATCAACTTAATAACAAAAGAACCCATTGAAGATCATTATGATAAATTAGTGATTGCTGTTGGTGGAAGTTTAGATAAGTTAAACTTACCAGGAAATGATGCCCATAATATTTATGCACCCGCAACTTTAGAAGCAGCGGTTAAAATTCGAGAAGAATTAACGGATAAAATTAAAACAGTGGTTGTTGTAGGTGGGGGACCAATTGGTTTAGAGTTTTGTGAAAATTTTGCCCGAAATGATAAACGCGTAATTTTAATTGAAGAACAAGACCAAGTGTTAAAAGATTTAGTTGATCCTGAAATTGCTGAAGCAGTCCAAATGGAATTAGAGCGCAAAAGTGTGGAGCTAAAACTAAACACTAAAGTTAAAAAACTCCATGTTAAAAATAAAATGATTAACCAAATTGAACTAGCAACTGGGGAAATGTTAGATGTTGATTTAGTAATTTGTGCCTTAGGGTTTACTCCAAATACGCAATTCTTAGCTGATAGTGAAATTAGTATGAATCCTCAAGGTTCAATTGTTGTTAATGATCGGTTAGAAACAAATATCCTCGATGTTTATGCAGTCGGAGATTGTGTTCTTGCCAAAAATATTATTGATGGTTCATTAATGCAAATTCCATCCTCAACCATCTCAATTAAACAAGGGAAAGTCCTAGCTAATGTCTTAGCTGGTAAAGATGATTACTTCCAAGGGGCAATGGGAACAATGATTTTACAAATTTTTGATTTAGAAATTGCCCGAACAGGTTTCACCGAAGAATATGCAAAAAAATGAGTTATTTGTATGACACAATTACAGTTAGCACAAAAGATCATACAGCTTATGTTAAAGGAGCAAAACCAGTTACTATTAAAGTAG
- the rpmE gene encoding 50S ribosomal protein L31: protein MAKKGIHPKYFDTKITCTTCGTEFMSGSTRGEEIKVDTCSSCHPFYTGNQQFANAAGRVERFKSKFNKKEEIAKQTASLSKAQKDLNKKNAKDKKEAPATADKSE, encoded by the coding sequence GTGGCAAAAAAAGGCATCCATCCAAAATATTTTGATACTAAAATTACATGTACTACTTGTGGAACGGAATTCATGAGTGGATCAACTAGAGGTGAAGAAATTAAAGTTGATACTTGTTCTTCATGTCATCCATTCTACACTGGTAACCAACAATTTGCGAATGCAGCAGGACGAGTTGAACGTTTCAAATCTAAATTTAATAAAAAAGAAGAAATTGCTAAACAAACTGCCAGTTTATCAAAAGCACAAAAAGATTTAAACAAAAAAAATGCAAAAGATAAAAAAGAAGCACCCGCAACTGCCGATAAATCAGAATAA
- a CDS encoding cation:dicarboxylate symporter family transporter produces MEFLASDNSNPLHDFVAISQWQSLVSIVIFFGLMVLLWIFIKKTKIRFMYRVIIGLVIGLGFGTVVQAINGFPYNSDHPSSSMIDPWVDPNVPNPVVNPIYQLWVQELSIWVNLFKMIFINAILMLTVPVVFLAIARAVARPGHDKKTRQGIIITVIILLVNVAVAFTITFFIGWAFKIGDGFTISGSGNYDGDAFKPLPQIIWEYVPSNFIGAFIGIAIIPVMVIGALIGLAVKKSAKKHPEDMQKIRDGFERWWTIVMSCLMFVIKLMPYAVMSMITYSIISRPIGYLGKIGIVIGVAYLCLVVALIWHTITLVIFGINPVKWWKHAIRPLIQGFSTQSSNAALPITMDTLKNNIKVKESLVGILHRYQWQWD; encoded by the coding sequence ATGGAATTTTTAGCAAGTGACAATAGTAACCCACTACATGATTTTGTGGCAATTTCCCAATGACAATCTTTAGTTAGTATTGTAATCTTTTTTGGGTTGATGGTGTTACTATGAATCTTTATTAAAAAAACTAAAATTCGTTTTATGTACCGGGTAATTATTGGACTAGTTATTGGCTTAGGGTTTGGTACTGTTGTCCAAGCAATAAATGGTTTTCCTTATAATAGTGATCATCCTAGTAGTTCAATGATTGACCCGTGAGTTGATCCTAATGTTCCTAACCCGGTGGTTAATCCAATTTACCAATTATGGGTGCAAGAGTTATCAATTTGGGTTAATTTATTTAAAATGATTTTTATTAATGCCATTTTAATGCTAACAGTTCCGGTTGTTTTTTTAGCAATTGCCAGAGCCGTTGCTAGACCAGGCCATGATAAGAAAACTCGCCAGGGAATTATTATTACGGTGATAATCTTATTAGTAAATGTCGCCGTTGCTTTTACGATTACTTTCTTTATTGGTTGGGCTTTTAAAATTGGAGACGGTTTTACAATTAGTGGTAGTGGTAATTATGATGGTGATGCTTTCAAACCACTACCCCAAATTATTTGGGAATATGTTCCTTCGAATTTTATCGGTGCCTTTATTGGTATTGCCATCATTCCAGTAATGGTTATCGGGGCTTTAATTGGGTTAGCTGTTAAGAAATCAGCTAAAAAACATCCCGAAGATATGCAAAAAATTCGTGATGGCTTTGAAAGATGATGAACAATTGTGATGTCATGTTTAATGTTTGTGATTAAACTAATGCCTTATGCGGTAATGTCAATGATTACTTATTCAATAATTTCACGGCCAATTGGTTATCTTGGTAAAATTGGAATTGTAATTGGGGTTGCTTATTTATGTTTAGTTGTTGCTTTAATTTGACATACTATTACCTTAGTAATATTTGGAATCAATCCTGTTAAGTGATGAAAACATGCCATTCGCCCATTAATTCAGGGATTTTCAACCCAATCCTCGAATGCAGCATTACCAATAACAATGGATACTTTAAAAAATAATATTAAAGTTAAGGAAAGCTTAGTTGGAATTTTGCACCGCTATCAATGACAATGGGATTAA
- a CDS encoding PTS transporter subunit EIIC: MNKHLVPVLRVVAGNKYLRSLMEGFYVTLPIIIFSSIIGIIMWVPPAFKGNMAWYPLVARQCLNRIYVFTMGLVSIFFTAGIARALAEKINQGLPTNRKMNLIMVMFAAISAVFMLSVTVTFTLTNDGSQTENFASIFISNLAAQGMLTGIIIGLTIPWIFYLPVKYNWTIKLPKAVPQGISQSFSDIIPYGLAVLVYWGFGYIFIGILNMSFTDALFQAIKPVFSGLDSYGFLAAMAFLTAFIWFIGVHGPSVTRPFITPFMYSNLADNQAIFAQGGHPHWALTYEFSYDFTSNNGGNWGHLCDSNFTNFICEIKTIKSRWFCFLYSNLIPS; this comes from the coding sequence ATGAATAAACACCTTGTTCCTGTCTTAAGAGTAGTTGCTGGGAATAAGTATTTGCGTTCTTTAATGGAAGGATTTTATGTAACTTTACCAATTATTATTTTTTCTTCAATCATTGGTATTATTATGTGAGTTCCTCCCGCATTTAAAGGCAATATGGCGTGGTATCCCCTGGTTGCACGTCAATGTTTAAACCGGATTTATGTTTTTACAATGGGCCTGGTCTCAATCTTCTTTACCGCTGGGATTGCAAGGGCCTTAGCTGAAAAAATTAATCAGGGTTTACCAACTAATCGTAAAATGAACCTTATTATGGTAATGTTTGCCGCAATTTCAGCAGTTTTTATGCTATCAGTAACGGTAACATTTACTTTAACAAATGATGGTAGTCAAACTGAAAACTTTGCTAGCATCTTTATTTCAAACTTAGCCGCCCAAGGGATGCTAACGGGGATTATTATTGGTTTAACAATCCCATGAATTTTTTACTTACCAGTTAAATATAACTGAACAATTAAATTACCTAAAGCTGTTCCCCAGGGAATTTCCCAATCTTTTTCTGATATTATTCCTTATGGTTTAGCAGTGTTGGTATATTGAGGATTTGGCTATATCTTCATTGGTATTTTAAACATGTCATTTACTGATGCGCTATTTCAAGCGATAAAACCAGTGTTTAGTGGCCTTGACTCCTATGGCTTTTTAGCGGCGATGGCATTCTTAACAGCCTTCATTTGGTTTATTGGTGTTCATGGGCCATCGGTTACCAGACCATTCATTACCCCTTTTATGTATAGTAACCTGGCTGATAACCAAGCAATTTTTGCTCAAGGTGGTCATCCCCACTGAGCTTTAACTTATGAATTTTCTTATGACTTTACTTCCAACAATGGGGGGAACTGGGGCCACCTTTGTGATTCCAATTTTACTAATTTTATTTGCGAAATCAAAACAATTAAAAGCCGTTGGTTTTGCTTCTTATATTCCAATTTGATTCCAAGTTAA
- a CDS encoding nitroreductase family protein — translation MSVKDAIEWRKTVKIYDDSKVISAEELATIIEAGRMAPSSMGLEVCNIVVIKNKEIKAKFAYDVLNGSNVEKGLKCDTLVCLVGYNANYLVSDEFLRSRLHRSEALDEKKLSETIEKYRQYLENHDNLTSYVDSQVYITTAFMTLQAADLKIGTTIIGGFNDHHSNDLLHELGYIDKDIKHTVLLLALGKYDEKTTGATFARKRISTEEFAKIVK, via the coding sequence ATGTCAGTAAAAGATGCAATTGAATGACGAAAAACAGTCAAAATATATGATGATAGCAAAGTAATCAGTGCAGAAGAATTAGCAACAATTATTGAAGCAGGACGAATGGCTCCTAGTTCAATGGGATTAGAAGTTTGTAATATTGTTGTGATTAAAAATAAAGAAATTAAAGCAAAATTTGCATATGATGTTTTAAACGGGTCAAATGTTGAAAAAGGTTTAAAATGTGATACTTTGGTATGTTTAGTTGGTTATAATGCAAACTATTTAGTTTCCGATGAATTTTTAAGAAGCCGTTTACACCGGAGCGAAGCATTAGATGAAAAGAAACTAAGTGAAACTATTGAAAAATATCGCCAGTATTTAGAAAACCATGATAATTTAACTAGTTATGTTGATAGTCAAGTTTATATCACAACTGCTTTTATGACCCTGCAAGCTGCTGATTTAAAAATTGGAACAACAATAATTGGGGGATTTAATGATCACCATAGTAATGATTTATTGCATGAACTTGGTTATATTGATAAAGATATTAAACATACCGTATTATTATTAGCCCTTGGAAAATATGATGAAAAAACAACTGGGGCAACTTTTGCTCGAAAAAGAATTAGCACCGAAGAATTTGCAAAGATTGTTAAGTAA
- a CDS encoding class II fructose-bisphosphate aldolase translates to MKTTMKAELRKAKEGHYAVPAFNFDNLEMLKAIIEAAEEEHSPVIIMATESAVKYMGFEYVSAIGHAAVESATVPVILHWDHGFDIELIKKAIDAQYTSVMLDASLKPIAENIAETIAVVEYAHARGVEVESEIGHVGGKEDDRNSKSAHYTTVTEAVDFANKTKIDCLAIAVGTSHGIYHGPVNLQIQRIREIAAEVDQPLVLHGSSGVPYDQLQLAVQAGICKVNIGTDLKVANANGLREWFAQNPQGYDARKFGRYAIDQTKLVAKEKMQVLNSSGKG, encoded by the coding sequence ATGAAAACAACAATGAAAGCAGAATTACGGAAAGCAAAAGAAGGTCATTATGCGGTTCCCGCTTTTAATTTTGATAATTTAGAAATGTTAAAAGCAATTATTGAAGCAGCGGAAGAAGAACACTCACCAGTTATTATTATGGCCACTGAATCGGCCGTAAAGTATATGGGGTTTGAATATGTTAGTGCGATTGGGCATGCCGCGGTTGAATCAGCAACTGTTCCTGTTATTTTACATTGAGACCATGGTTTTGATATTGAACTAATTAAAAAGGCAATTGACGCCCAATATACTTCGGTAATGTTAGATGCCTCTTTGAAACCAATTGCTGAAAATATTGCCGAAACAATTGCCGTTGTTGAGTATGCTCATGCGAGAGGGGTCGAAGTTGAATCGGAAATTGGTCATGTGGGAGGAAAGGAAGATGATCGTAATTCCAAAAGTGCTCATTATACAACCGTTACTGAAGCAGTGGATTTTGCTAACAAAACTAAAATTGATTGTTTAGCAATTGCGGTTGGAACTTCCCATGGCATTTACCATGGGCCAGTTAATTTACAAATTCAACGGATTAGGGAAATTGCTGCGGAGGTTGACCAACCGTTAGTATTGCATGGCTCTTCAGGAGTACCTTATGACCAATTACAATTAGCAGTTCAGGCGGGAATTTGCAAAGTAAACATTGGAACCGATTTAAAAGTGGCAAATGCTAACGGATTACGAGAATGATTTGCTCAAAATCCTCAGGGTTATGATGCCCGAAAATTTGGGCGCTATGCAATTGACCAAACAAAATTAGTTGCAAAAGAAAAAATGCAGGTTTTAAATTCGTCAGGAAAAGGATAA
- a CDS encoding single-stranded DNA-binding protein produces MLNRVTLVGRLTRDLELRNSVNGKPFVAFTMAVNSSFNDQVAFVPCFAWNKVAENMARYLKKGSLIALDGRIQTRTDNNNSQQMTIVQVVADSVSFLDSRNTNSTTNVDSIPTPNNVDFDNITFGENQQSSPNPQNDNDEPISFDGDDAILWD; encoded by the coding sequence ATGTTAAATAGAGTTACCTTAGTAGGAAGATTAACAAGAGATTTAGAATTACGAAATTCAGTCAATGGAAAACCATTTGTTGCTTTTACAATGGCGGTTAATAGTTCATTTAATGACCAAGTTGCTTTTGTACCATGCTTTGCTTGAAATAAAGTTGCTGAAAACATGGCCCGTTATTTAAAAAAAGGTTCGCTAATTGCTTTAGACGGTAGAATTCAAACTAGAACTGATAATAATAACAGTCAACAGATGACTATTGTGCAAGTGGTGGCGGATAGTGTGTCATTCTTAGACTCTCGTAATACTAATTCAACTACTAATGTTGATAGCATTCCAACTCCAAATAATGTTGATTTTGATAATATTACGTTTGGTGAAAATCAACAATCATCACCAAATCCCCAAAATGATAATGATGAACCAATTAGTTTTGATGGGGATGATGCCATATTATGAGATTAA
- a CDS encoding RpiB/LacA/LacB family sugar-phosphate isomerase has product MKIAIGTNKFLGHLEMIKDLLTDLQYEIIDVNNKVPKDIFDASFEVAKLVNDHQADRGIIIDEFGNGGFMVAAKFKNNIVAQLSDEHSAHMTREHNNANIITLGAELTGDEALKAIVTRYFATEFAGGRHLVRTDMLGELLKEEQ; this is encoded by the coding sequence ATGAAAATTGCCATTGGCACCAATAAATTTCTTGGTCATTTAGAAATGATTAAAGACTTATTAACAGATTTACAATATGAAATTATTGATGTTAATAATAAAGTTCCAAAAGATATTTTTGATGCGAGTTTTGAAGTTGCAAAATTAGTTAATGACCACCAAGCCGACCGGGGCATCATTATTGATGAATTTGGGAATGGTGGCTTTATGGTGGCCGCTAAATTTAAAAATAATATTGTTGCCCAATTAAGTGATGAACATTCAGCCCACATGACCAGAGAACATAATAATGCTAATATTATTACCCTGGGTGCTGAACTAACTGGTGATGAAGCTCTCAAAGCAATTGTTACTCGTTATTTTGCAACGGAATTTGCGGGGGGGCGTCATTTAGTACGGACTGATATGTTAGGTGAATTATTAAAGGAGGAACAGTAA
- a CDS encoding PTS lactose/cellobiose transporter subunit IIA, whose translation MTKEKISELGLEIVAYSGDARSCYLRALKLAKQGNFEKAEQKIAEGEAAINAAHQRQTDLLQAEAQGNYSDVTMIMVHGQDHLMTTALLRDLINNLLDIYREKKEG comes from the coding sequence ATGACAAAAGAAAAAATTAGTGAATTAGGTTTAGAAATTGTTGCTTATTCAGGAGATGCGCGTAGTTGCTACTTACGAGCCTTGAAATTAGCAAAGCAGGGAAATTTTGAAAAAGCTGAACAAAAAATTGCCGAAGGGGAAGCAGCAATTAATGCTGCCCATCAACGGCAAACAGATTTACTCCAAGCAGAAGCGCAAGGAAATTATAGTGATGTGACAATGATTATGGTCCATGGTCAAGACCATTTGATGACAACCGCATTATTGCGAGATTTAATTAATAATCTGTTAGATATTTATCGTGAAAAAAAGGAGGGATAA
- the rpsF gene encoding 30S ribosomal protein S6 → MRKYEIMYILNPESNDIKALQNKLHAILENNGAKIEEIGDWEVMNLAYPIKKRKKGHYTVLIVNTTAQNVDEFVRISHIEPDVLRILVINTEKEKGYLQSTKYAKTEVKNDKAERNDRKPGGKKFEKKWDRPDNNQQPAESENPVKKDQ, encoded by the coding sequence GTGCGTAAATACGAAATTATGTATATTTTAAACCCAGAAAGTAATGATATTAAAGCATTACAGAACAAATTGCATGCTATTTTAGAAAATAATGGTGCAAAAATTGAAGAAATTGGTGACTGGGAAGTGATGAACTTAGCTTATCCAATTAAAAAAAGAAAAAAAGGACACTATACAGTTTTAATTGTTAATACAACAGCTCAAAATGTTGATGAATTTGTTCGTATTAGTCATATTGAACCAGATGTGTTAAGAATTTTAGTAATTAACACCGAAAAAGAAAAAGGATATCTTCAATCAACAAAATATGCAAAAACAGAAGTAAAAAACGATAAAGCCGAAAGAAATGATCGTAAACCTGGTGGTAAGAAATTTGAAAAAAAATGAGACCGCCCCGATAACAATCAACAACCTGCTGAATCAGAAAATCCAGTTAAAAAAGATCAGTAA